Part of the bacterium genome is shown below.
GACCTCGAACGAGAAAGAGTCGGACATGGGCGCGCTTTACGTACCCTCGTGGGTTCGTATAGAAGGAAGGTCCCTTTCGAAGAGTTGGGCTACGAGCCTGGCCAGCAGCGATGCGCCCTTGTGGGCAAGCGCCAGGAGCTTCTCGAATTCGACGTCGGCGAAAGGCCGTTCTTCGGCGGAGGCCTGGATTTCTACCAACCGGCCCGAGGCCGTGATGGCGCAGTTCATGTCCACCGCGGCGTCGCTGTCCTCGGCGTACGCCAGGTCGAGCAGCAACCTGCCGCCGACGATGCCGGCGGATACCCCGACGATGACTTCGGCGAGCGGGATTTGGCCGCTCTCGTCCGTGATGTGGGCTTTAGCGAGAGCGTCGCGGAGCGCGACGTAGCCGCCGGTGATGGCCGCGGCTCGAGTGCCGCCGTCCGCTTGGATGACGTCGCAGTCGACGACGACGCGTCGGTCTCCCAGCGCCGGCAGGTCCGTTACGGCGCGCAGGCACCGGCCCACGAGCCGTTGTATTTCCATCGTGCGGCCCGGCGGTCGGGCGGTCCGTCCTTCGCGAAAAGACCTTGTATGTGTGGCCCGGGGCAACATAGAATATTCGGCGGTGACCCAGCCCCGGCCGGCGCCCTCGAGCCAGTTGGGGACGCCGGCCTCCACCGAGGCGGCGCAGATGACCTTGGTATCGCCGACTTCTATAAGGCACGAACCTTCGGGGTGTTTTATATACCCGCGGGATATTTTTACGGGCCGGAGTTGGTCCGGTCGGCGGCCGTCGGCGCGGGGTTTATCTACGGGCATAAATACCTCGTTCCGTTTTCGCGTACGGCCTTTTTAAGGAGGTTGAAATGAAGGCCGAAGTCTATATGGTCAAAGGGTTGTCCTTCGTAGGTAAGTCCGACTCCAATCACTGGCTCGCGATGGACGGCCCCGCCGAGCTGCGGGGGGCCGAAGCCGCGTCCCGCCCCTTGGAATTACTCCTTCTCGGCCTCGCCGGCTGTACGGGTATGGATGTCGTTTCCATACTCCTAAAGAAGAGAGCGCCCTTGCGAGCGTTCCGGCTCGAGGTCGACGCGGGCCGGGCCGAAGAACACCCCAAGGTCTTTACGGCGATACATTTGACTTATCATCTCGAGGGCGAGGGGCTCAAGGAAAAAGACGTGGTCGAGGCGATTAGGCTTTCTCAGGAAAAGTATTGCTCGGCGTCGGCGATGCTCTCCAAAGCGTGCGAGATTACGTACGATTATAAAATAGAGTAGCCGCGCGCGTTGCAAGTAAACGTCGCAGGTCGGCGAATGCCCTAGCGAAGCGAGGCCCGGCCTATCTCTACGCGTTCGGTTTTACCCGCCATGTCGGGCCAGATTATCCGGCCTACCCGTTCGAAATCCTCTATAACGTCGGTTACGAAGAATCGCGGCCTGGGCGAAGCGTCCCCGGTCCGTACTTCGCCGCGCGCCGCGAGCAGCTCGCGGGCCGCGGTGGCGGTCGTTTCCGCAGAGTCAATTAACGCGACGGCCGCGCCGGCGACCTCGGCTAAAACCGGTTTCAGGACCGGGTAGTGGGTGCAGCCGAGTATCAACGTATCTATTCCCTGCTCGAGGAGGGGCGCCAGGTATTCCCGGGCTACGGCCTTAACTACCGGTCCGTCCGTCCTGCCCTCTTCGACCAGCGGCACGAAGAGCGGGCACGCCCGGCTGAAGACGGTCGCGCCTTTATCGAGGGCGGCGACGGTGCGGGCGTACGCGCCGCTCTTTACGGTGGCGCGGGTGCCTATGACGCCGATGCGCCGCAAGTCGCTGGCGCCCAGCGCGGCGCGCGCCCCCGGCTCGATGACGCCCCACAGCGGCACGTCCACCATCTCGTCCAGGGAGTCGAGCGCCGTCGCCGACGCGGTGTTACACGCGATAATGACGAACTTGGGCCGGAAGTGTAGCAGGAATTCGACGCATTCGCCGGCGAAGCGCTTAACGGTGGCCGCCGATTTCGAGCCGTACGGGACGCGGGCGGTATCGCCCAGGTATACTATTTCCTCGTGCGGGAGGGCGCGGTTTACTTCGCGGGCCACCGTCAGGCCGCCCACGCCGGAGTCGAATATCGCGATGGGGGCGTCGGCGGTCATTTCTCGGACCGCTCCTCGGGCGGGGGATAGACGTAGCGGCCGAGTTCGCCGTAGATGGGGAAGGCTGAGGCGACGTGGCCGCCTTCGCCCGCCAGCGTCCGGTACGCGCGGCCTTCAACGAGGACAACTACGCTGTCGACCTGGGCGACGTTGGCGGTAACGGTGCGGTAGAGCGAGTTCAACGCGAACAGTTCGCCGGTCGAGCCGAAGCGCTTCGACCGTATGTGTTCGTCGAAGTTTAGGAGAGCCACGCCGTCCCGTATGAAGACCGACTTCAATTGAGCGTCGGCGGGGATAGTGGGCGAGAGAGAGGGCGAGCGCGGGCCGCCGATAAGCGCGGCGACGACGAGGCGGGCTCGCTCCTCGGCCGTCTCGGCCGGGCCGACGTCGTGCCGCTCGGCGACCAGTTTCGTATATTCCTCGTCGGCGAAGAAGATATCCGCGGCCTCGGCGTCGGCCGCCGGGGCTTCCTCTTCTTCGGCCTTCGGCGTTATATGTGAGAGTATTACGCCGCGGTAGCGGTAGGCGCCCCAGACGAGCGCCGCCAGCGCCGCCAGCGCGATAACGGCCGTGGCCGTCTTCCAAAACCTCCGTGAGTCGTTTTTAACCATTATAGGATTACTGGCCGAAGAGCTGCGGCCCCTCGTCGCCGGCTAGAGCTTCGGCCCCCTCTTCTTTCCCCATCTGCCCGGCCGCGGCCAGCCGGTCCCCGAAACCGGCCAACGCCCGGCTCGCTTCGTCGTATTTGTTGCCGGCGTCGCGGAGGTGTTTGCCCGTTACCCGGAACAGTTCTTGGAATTTATTCAGCTCGTCGGCCAGCCGGCGCAGCTCGACGACCACTGCCGCCGCCTTCCCCTCGAGCGCCATCCCCTGCAGGCCGAGCGCAACCGTGACGAGGTACAGGTATACCGTCGACGGCGAAACGGGGAAGACCCGCCGGCCCGCGCCGTATTCGAAGAGATCGGTGTCGGCCACCGCCGTCTGGTAGTAGATATTCTCGGACGGCAAGTACATCAGCGCGAAGTCGTACGTCCCGAGGTCAGGCCGGATGTACTTGGCGGCGATGTCGTCGATTTTACCTTTAACCGCCCGGGCGAAGTCCCGCCGCAAACCGGGCCGCTCCTCTTCGGGGGCGTTTATCATACGTTCGAAGCTCTCCAACGGGAACTTGGCGTCCACCGGGACGTACCTGTCGCCGATTTTCACTACGAAGTCGACGAGCGAGCCGGCCAGCGGGAACTGGCGGTGGTACTGCGAGGGGTGTAATAGTTGGGCGAGAACGTTTTCGAGGAGGATTTCGCCGACCGCGCCCCGTGCTTTGGGCGGCCGCAGCAGCTCCTCGAGCCTTTTGATGTCGCGACCTAGCTCGATTACGCGGCTCGACGACTCGCGGATCTCGCCCACGCCCTGCTGGACGGAGGCTATCGTGTCGCCGGCGCTGGCCAGTTGTTGACTGATGCTCCGGGTGGTGTTGGCCAGCAGGTTGGTGAAGCTGTCAAGGCGAGCGTCCATCGCCTGGCGCAACGCGGTGACGTCGGCGGCGGAAGCGCCCGAGCCCTGCGCCCGGGTGACGTTATCCTCCAGGCGGTGCAGCGAGCCGCGGCCGAGCCAGAGCGCCGCGGCCACCGCGAAGAGTACGATTACGCCGACGACGGCTATCAGAATTTCTATTCCGCTCATAATCGGGCGTTAACGGCCGCCCGCGCCCATTTTCTTCTCGTACGCGTCCTTATATTCTTTTATTCCTTCGAAGACCGCTTCCGCGGCTTTTTGCTGCCACGACGGGTCGTTCAACAAGTCCTCTTCGTGCGCGTTCGATATGAACGCGATCTCCAACAGAATCGACGGCATCTCGCAGCCGACGAGGACGAAGAACGGCGCTTGCTTGACGCCGCGGTCGCGTAGGCCGAGGTTTTTAATCAACTTATCCTGGCAGCAGTGCGCGAGCTCCGACGACTCCTGGAGGTACTCGTTCTGGGCGAGCAGCGAGAGGATGAAGTTAAGGCTGGCGGGGTCGGCGGCGAAGTTCGGGTTTTCGGCCAGGAAGTCTTGGTTCTCGGCTATGGTGGCGGCGCGTTCCCAGTCGTTCCAGGATTGGGAGAGGAAATAGGTCTCGGTCCCGCCGACCTTGGCGTTGAGTACGGCGTTGTTGTGGAGGTCAATAAAGAGGTCGGCGTTGACGGCGTTGGCCAGGCCGGTGCGGTCGCGCATGTAAACGTGGCTGTCGTCGATGCGGGTCATTACGACGCGGACGCCGAGCTTGTCGTGCAGCAGGCGGGCGAGGCGGAGCGAAATGTCGAGGTTGACGTCCTTCTCGAGCGAGCGGTCGGGTCCCTCGGCGCCGCTGAAGCGGCCGCCGTGGCCGGGGTCTATGCATATGGTATCTATTATCGTCGGCGTCGTGTCCGGTTTTATTTCTTTGGCCGACGTGGGGAATTCGCCCTTGGCCGCGACGACCGGTTTTTCTTTAATAGGTTCCGGCGTCTTCTCGGGCGTTTTGGCGGTCGTCGGCTTTTTATATATTTTGAAAAATATTCGGGGCGGGCTTTTAAGCGCCTTCCCCTCGTAGTTTTTGGCGTCTTTGCCGGGCGTAACGTAGATGTACGCCCGCCCTCCGGCCGTGGCCGACGTTACCTTGTTCACGACGCCCACCGGCTCGTCCAGCTTGGCGGCGGACGGCGAGACGGCGCAGTTATCGATAACCAGCGCCAACCGGCCGTCCTTGGTTGCGCTAACTTTAAATAAGGATGGCTTTTGGAGTTTGACGATAACGGCGGTGTAGTCCGTGTAGTTCCGCACCGTAAGGCCGGTCACGTGGTTGGCGGCGCCGGCCGCGGCGGGAACGAACGCGGCCGCGGCCGCCGCGGCGACAACTAGCCGCGAGCACGCGGTTTTAAAAGCCTGCATTTTACCTGGTTCCATTCTTCTTCGTGCGGCGCCGCCGCTCCAGTTTAATTTCGTCTTCCTCAAGGATTTTGTCGCGTTTGTCATATTTTCTTTTGCCCCGGGCAAGGCCGATCTCGACTTTCGCGTAACCTCTTGAAAAATATATTTTTAACGGTACGAGGGTTACGCCTTTTTGCGCTACCGCGCGGGCGATACGGTTTATCTCGGCGCGACTGAGGAGTAGCTTACGCGGCCGCCGGGTGTCGAGGGGGTACGCCGCGCTCTTGTCGTACCGCGCGATGTGGAGGTTGTACAGGAATATCTCGCCGCCCTCCGGCGCCGCGTACGCGTCGCCCAGCGAGGCTCGGCCCGCGCGCAACGATTTGACTTCGGCGCCGGCGAGGACGAGGCCGGCATCGTACGTTTGCAATATCTCGTAGTCGTAGCGGGCCCGGCGGTTGGAAGCGACGACGCGGTTCATCTCGGCCTCTGGTAACGGTTAAATATACGTGAATATATTATCGGGCGCGGGTTTAGTCAAGGAAAATGGATTTGCGGTAGGCCGCGGCGCGAGGTACGTAACGGGTTGCGGAAAACGGGATATTAAGCTACTATACCGCCGTCGCCCTTGTTCGAAAGGAGGTTGCGGCATGAGAAAAACGGCCGGGTTGGTTTTGATAATTATTTTAAGCGCGTCCGCGGCGGGCGCGTTCGACGTATATTCGTACTGGGAGCCGCCGTTCTTCGGCGCCGGCGGCTCGGCGGCGGTCGCCGACGACGCCGCGAGCGTAGCGTTGAACCCCGCGGGGCTGGCCGCGGGCCACGGTTTCAACGGTTACTTTTCTCGATACGTACAAGATCTCGGCCCCGAGAACTACCACGGCTACCTCGACACGGTGCTAGGCGGCTTCGGCTACGACTGGACGTACGCGCGCGACGAGAACATCCGCGCCAGCCGGTTCAGCTGGACGTTCGGCGGGACGGTGTACCGATGGGTCGGCGTGGGTGCGGGCGTCAACCGCCTCGCGGCCTCGAAGCCGTACCTCACCTCCGCGTGGACCGTCGACGCCGGCCTGCTGCTCCGGCCCAACCGGTTCATCTCGTTCGGCGCCGCGGGCCGCAATTTGAACGAGCCCAGGTTCTTGCGTCGGGTGGAAGGGCGGACGTACGTGGCGGCGGTGGGCGTCCGGCCCGGCTGGCAGCGTCTGACGCTGAGCTGCGACGCCGGTTGGCGTGAGCGCGACCCGCTGGACGAGATGAGCGTCCGCGGCGGCGTCGACGTCGAAATACTGGACGGCATAACGCTGGGCGCCGAGGTGGACGACGACCGGAATTTCGGCGTCGGCCTGAGCGTGGAGCTGTCGTACGGCGGCGTAGCCTACGCCGCCCGTTTCGACGAAGGGGGCGAATATAGCGGCGATAATGCCGGCGGCCGATTCAACCTCGAGCGGCGGCGTTCGGTATTTACGCCCCGCGACCACTACGCCGAGTTCGAGCTCGCCGGCGACCTGGTGGAGACCGAACGCGGCTTTTCGCTCTTGGGCGGGCGGGGGACGAGCGGCCGGGACTTGGTCCGGCGGCTTGGACTCGCCCGCGAGGACGATAATATTAAGGGGATACTGGTCCGGGTCCGCAACGTGGATACCGGCTTCGGCCCGGGTATCAGCGCTTTGGCCCAGGAGGTTCGGGCGGAGATAAAGAAGGTCCGCGGCGCGGGTAAAAAGGTTTACGCCTATATTGAGGACGTCAATCGGCCCGCCGGGTATTACATAGCGTCGGCCGCCGACGTCGTCGCGATGCCGCCCGGCGGTTACTTCGGCGGCGTCGGTACCTACTTGACGATGTGGCGTGTTACCAAGCTGACGGAACGCTACGGCGTGGAATGGGATTATGTGACCGCCGGCGATTATAAGGGAGCGTTCCACATAATCGGCGACGACCCCACGCCGGCGATGGAAGAGGAAGTCCGCGAGCTCGTCGACGGCAGCTACCGCCAATTTATTTCGGACGTCGCCGCCGACCGCGGCTTGACGGCGGAGCGATTGCGGGAGCTTTGCGAGGGGC
Proteins encoded:
- the murI gene encoding glutamate racemase, with translation MTADAPIAIFDSGVGGLTVAREVNRALPHEEIVYLGDTARVPYGSKSAATVKRFAGECVEFLLHFRPKFVIIACNTASATALDSLDEMVDVPLWGVIEPGARAALGASDLRRIGVIGTRATVKSGAYARTVAALDKGATVFSRACPLFVPLVEEGRTDGPVVKAVAREYLAPLLEQGIDTLILGCTHYPVLKPVLAEVAGAAVALIDSAETTATAARELLAARGEVRTGDASPRPRFFVTDVIEDFERVGRIIWPDMAGKTERVEIGRASLR
- a CDS encoding OsmC family protein; this translates as MKAEVYMVKGLSFVGKSDSNHWLAMDGPAELRGAEAASRPLELLLLGLAGCTGMDVVSILLKKRAPLRAFRLEVDAGRAEEHPKVFTAIHLTYHLEGEGLKEKDVVEAIRLSQEKYCSASAMLSKACEITYDYKIE
- a CDS encoding GerMN domain-containing protein; protein product: MVKNDSRRFWKTATAVIALAALAALVWGAYRYRGVILSHITPKAEEEEAPAADAEAADIFFADEEYTKLVAERHDVGPAETAEERARLVVAALIGGPRSPSLSPTIPADAQLKSVFIRDGVALLNFDEHIRSKRFGSTGELFALNSLYRTVTANVAQVDSVVVLVEGRAYRTLAGEGGHVASAFPIYGELGRYVYPPPEERSEK
- the smpB gene encoding SsrA-binding protein SmpB: MNRVVASNRRARYDYEILQTYDAGLVLAGAEVKSLRAGRASLGDAYAAPEGGEIFLYNLHIARYDKSAAYPLDTRRPRKLLLSRAEINRIARAVAQKGVTLVPLKIYFSRGYAKVEIGLARGKRKYDKRDKILEEDEIKLERRRRTKKNGTR
- a CDS encoding N-acetylmuramoyl-L-alanine amidase translates to MEPGKMQAFKTACSRLVVAAAAAAAFVPAAAGAANHVTGLTVRNYTDYTAVIVKLQKPSLFKVSATKDGRLALVIDNCAVSPSAAKLDEPVGVVNKVTSATAGGRAYIYVTPGKDAKNYEGKALKSPPRIFFKIYKKPTTAKTPEKTPEPIKEKPVVAAKGEFPTSAKEIKPDTTPTIIDTICIDPGHGGRFSGAEGPDRSLEKDVNLDISLRLARLLHDKLGVRVVMTRIDDSHVYMRDRTGLANAVNADLFIDLHNNAVLNAKVGGTETYFLSQSWNDWERAATIAENQDFLAENPNFAADPASLNFILSLLAQNEYLQESSELAHCCQDKLIKNLGLRDRGVKQAPFFVLVGCEMPSILLEIAFISNAHEEDLLNDPSWQQKAAEAVFEGIKEYKDAYEKKMGAGGR
- a CDS encoding DNA recombination protein RmuC encodes the protein MSGIEILIAVVGVIVLFAVAAALWLGRGSLHRLEDNVTRAQGSGASAADVTALRQAMDARLDSFTNLLANTTRSISQQLASAGDTIASVQQGVGEIRESSSRVIELGRDIKRLEELLRPPKARGAVGEILLENVLAQLLHPSQYHRQFPLAGSLVDFVVKIGDRYVPVDAKFPLESFERMINAPEEERPGLRRDFARAVKGKIDDIAAKYIRPDLGTYDFALMYLPSENIYYQTAVADTDLFEYGAGRRVFPVSPSTVYLYLVTVALGLQGMALEGKAAAVVVELRRLADELNKFQELFRVTGKHLRDAGNKYDEASRALAGFGDRLAAAGQMGKEEGAEALAGDEGPQLFGQ
- the sppA gene encoding signal peptide peptidase SppA is translated as MRKTAGLVLIIILSASAAGAFDVYSYWEPPFFGAGGSAAVADDAASVALNPAGLAAGHGFNGYFSRYVQDLGPENYHGYLDTVLGGFGYDWTYARDENIRASRFSWTFGGTVYRWVGVGAGVNRLAASKPYLTSAWTVDAGLLLRPNRFISFGAAGRNLNEPRFLRRVEGRTYVAAVGVRPGWQRLTLSCDAGWRERDPLDEMSVRGGVDVEILDGITLGAEVDDDRNFGVGLSVELSYGGVAYAARFDEGGEYSGDNAGGRFNLERRRSVFTPRDHYAEFELAGDLVETERGFSLLGGRGTSGRDLVRRLGLAREDDNIKGILVRVRNVDTGFGPGISALAQEVRAEIKKVRGAGKKVYAYIEDVNRPAGYYIASAADVVAMPPGGYFGGVGTYLTMWRVTKLTERYGVEWDYVTAGDYKGAFHIIGDDPTPAMEEEVRELVDGSYRQFISDVAADRGLTAERLRELCEGPPSTAAACRDAGLVDEIARYEDFKEIIARGDGDDELPTTSVSLRRPWRREWGKPKSVRVIIAEGSIVPGRSGRSFITGGRTMGEDTVVGQLREAREDADVGAVVLRVDSGGGEALASENIFREMVKCRESGKPVVASMSDLAASGGYFIACGAGRIFADPATLTGSIGVVFAKPALEEFYRKYGITRVPVKSHEHADALTYHRHWTEEEEAWVAGITRDIYVRFMNIVAEARGMDLPRLEELAGGRIYTGERAKEVGLIDELGGLEDAINYARSEGNLAKDAPVEYVVGGGGFWARVPAAAAMLLGVN
- the rph gene encoding ribonuclease PH, with translation MPVDKPRADGRRPDQLRPVKISRGYIKHPEGSCLIEVGDTKVICAASVEAGVPNWLEGAGRGWVTAEYSMLPRATHTRSFREGRTARPPGRTMEIQRLVGRCLRAVTDLPALGDRRVVVDCDVIQADGGTRAAAITGGYVALRDALAKAHITDESGQIPLAEVIVGVSAGIVGGRLLLDLAYAEDSDAAVDMNCAITASGRLVEIQASAEERPFADVEFEKLLALAHKGASLLARLVAQLFERDLPSIRTHEGT